From the Maioricimonas rarisocia genome, one window contains:
- a CDS encoding amidohydrolase family protein — MDRHGDTQADGVRLQARWLFPVAGEPIENGEIGIASGRIDYVGPIRSGSTLDLGNSAILPGLINAHTHLEFSTITSPLQPPRPFASWIGSVVQWRRERKRPAAEAIRIGLDESARSGVTMLAEIATSGWDDVRLSEGAPAVVRFQELLGLTDEAITAQVETAESIADAVKDDPQSRFGLSPHTPFTVHPELYRRTLEIARDANLPVAIHLAETTEELQLLAGGTGPLVAMLRNFGVWQEGLFPPGSRPLDWLKLLADVPRALVVHGNYLESDEIDWLADHPHVSVVYCPRTHAFFQHSPHPWRTMLARGVNVTLGTDSRASNPDLNLWDEVRFLADAHPDVPAETLLRLVTSNAARALGIDADRGTLAAGKAADLALFKLDGDGDDPWRALLAPGSRPVAAIRSGQWLSDPPTT, encoded by the coding sequence ATGGACAGGCATGGCGACACTCAGGCAGACGGGGTGCGACTGCAGGCGCGATGGCTGTTTCCGGTTGCCGGTGAGCCGATCGAGAATGGCGAGATCGGGATCGCCAGCGGCCGGATTGACTACGTCGGTCCGATTCGCAGCGGTTCAACGCTCGACCTGGGCAACAGTGCGATCCTCCCCGGACTGATCAACGCCCACACGCACCTCGAATTCAGCACAATCACCTCGCCGCTGCAGCCACCCCGGCCGTTCGCGTCGTGGATTGGCTCCGTCGTGCAGTGGCGACGCGAGCGGAAGCGGCCAGCGGCCGAAGCGATTCGTATCGGTTTGGATGAGTCGGCCCGCAGCGGCGTGACGATGCTCGCCGAGATCGCGACGAGCGGCTGGGACGATGTGCGGCTGTCGGAAGGGGCCCCGGCAGTCGTTCGCTTCCAGGAACTGCTCGGACTGACCGACGAGGCCATCACGGCCCAGGTCGAAACCGCTGAGTCGATTGCTGACGCGGTGAAAGACGACCCACAGTCCCGATTCGGACTGAGCCCGCACACGCCTTTCACGGTGCATCCGGAGCTGTACCGGCGAACCCTCGAGATCGCCCGCGACGCCAACCTGCCGGTCGCCATCCACCTTGCCGAGACGACCGAAGAGCTGCAATTGCTTGCCGGGGGAACCGGGCCGCTGGTCGCGATGCTGCGAAACTTCGGCGTCTGGCAGGAGGGGCTGTTTCCGCCCGGCAGCCGACCGCTCGACTGGCTGAAGCTACTCGCGGACGTGCCCCGCGCCCTTGTCGTACACGGCAACTATCTCGAGTCCGACGAGATCGACTGGCTCGCCGATCATCCGCACGTCTCGGTCGTTTACTGTCCGAGGACGCATGCGTTCTTTCAGCACTCTCCGCATCCTTGGCGCACGATGCTCGCGCGCGGCGTGAACGTGACGCTGGGGACCGACAGCCGGGCCTCCAACCCCGATCTGAACCTCTGGGACGAAGTGCGGTTCCTCGCCGACGCTCACCCCGACGTCCCGGCCGAGACGCTGCTGCGGCTCGTCACAAGCAATGCCGCCCGCGCCCTCGGCATCGATGCGGATCGAGGAACACTCGCAGCGGGCAAGGCGGCCGATCTGGCCCTCTTCAAACTCGATGGGGATGGCGACGATCCGTGGCGGGCACTGCTCGCACCCGGATCACGGCCGGTGGCGGCAATTCGCTCCGGACAGTGGCTCAGCGATCCGCCGACGACCTGA
- a CDS encoding ABC transporter permease subunit/CPBP intramembrane protease — protein MSWKNIRLIFLREVRDQLRDRRTLFMVAVLPLLLYPALGMGIVQMTVTFSEQMRTVVVLGADDLPPPPLIAGDRFISDYFYVAEDAEKLRVITDAMLRDETADLTEAERAYLESAIDMRPRIEELAQVTVARRGAEREEDEAAYRQLIARENELREEIAAWFSQSPAQVLIVVPEGFREHVESMNAQLAARTGEALPDDGPRPVILQNGADEKSTIAYHRVREAVRNWEQKVLQRRLTEANLPQRLHTPVDATDVDLAKEDQIAANVWSKIFPALLVIMAVTGAFYPAIDLGAGEKERGTMETLLICPATRTEIVTGKFFTVMLFSLCTALLNLISMGFTGRHMMSVAGGGKLSQFGDVAFPPFTSLAWVLLLAIPLAALFSALSLALAMFARSSKEGQYYLTPLLMVTMGLTMFCLNPAVEITAFYSIIPVVGPALLLKGLLLAQANTALLSLYAVPVLVTSVAYSMLALWWAIDLFQREDILFREAERFELGLWIRHLMRDKEPTPSFTEAAFCFVIIMLLQFASFGVMRDALVAEPTSSRALTLQMMYLLATVASPAMLMAIMLTTDVRATLKLRWPSGRMWGAAIVLALTLQPLAIELLAHLRWFFPQLPPGAARMLEAMSDEDLPLWLPMLAFAVTPAICEELAFRGFILSGLQRSGRTWLPIIMSSIAFGVVHMIPQQVFNAMLLGIVLGLLAIRSGSLWPGVLFHFIFNGLQVAQARIPPELFDSAPLTWLFSVERMGEAMVIRYDWPTLVVAGVVSLVMLRWLVRYRGDEPVLIEGATGETPAPTGEQTQEPVQVV, from the coding sequence ATGAGCTGGAAAAACATCAGGCTGATCTTTCTGCGGGAAGTGCGGGATCAGCTGCGCGACCGTCGTACGCTGTTCATGGTGGCCGTCCTGCCGCTGCTGCTCTACCCCGCTCTGGGGATGGGCATCGTGCAGATGACGGTGACCTTCTCGGAGCAGATGCGAACCGTCGTCGTGCTGGGGGCGGACGATCTGCCGCCACCGCCACTGATCGCCGGTGACCGATTCATCTCTGACTACTTCTATGTGGCCGAAGATGCCGAGAAGCTGCGGGTCATCACCGACGCGATGCTCCGGGACGAAACCGCCGATCTGACCGAAGCCGAGCGCGCCTACCTCGAGTCGGCAATCGACATGCGGCCACGCATCGAGGAACTCGCACAGGTCACTGTCGCCCGCCGCGGGGCAGAAAGAGAAGAAGACGAAGCCGCTTACCGGCAGTTGATTGCCCGTGAGAACGAACTTCGTGAGGAGATCGCTGCCTGGTTCAGCCAGAGCCCCGCCCAGGTTCTCATCGTTGTTCCGGAGGGGTTCCGCGAGCACGTCGAGAGCATGAATGCGCAGCTCGCGGCCCGGACCGGCGAGGCACTTCCTGACGATGGCCCACGTCCCGTGATTCTGCAGAACGGGGCGGATGAAAAGTCGACGATTGCCTACCACCGCGTTCGCGAAGCGGTCCGCAACTGGGAGCAGAAGGTGCTTCAGCGGCGTCTCACTGAAGCGAACCTGCCCCAGCGATTGCACACCCCGGTCGATGCGACCGATGTCGACCTGGCCAAGGAAGACCAGATCGCCGCCAATGTCTGGAGCAAGATCTTCCCCGCCCTGCTGGTGATCATGGCGGTCACCGGTGCCTTCTACCCGGCCATCGATCTGGGAGCCGGCGAGAAGGAACGGGGCACGATGGAAACCCTGCTGATCTGCCCGGCGACGCGGACCGAGATCGTAACCGGCAAGTTCTTCACCGTGATGCTGTTCAGTCTCTGCACGGCCCTGCTGAACCTGATCAGTATGGGGTTTACCGGCAGGCACATGATGAGCGTGGCCGGCGGAGGCAAGCTGTCGCAGTTCGGCGACGTCGCGTTCCCACCGTTCACTTCGCTGGCTTGGGTTCTGCTGCTGGCGATTCCGCTGGCGGCGTTGTTCAGCGCCCTCAGTCTCGCGCTCGCCATGTTCGCCCGCAGCAGCAAGGAGGGACAGTATTACCTCACCCCGCTGCTGATGGTGACCATGGGGCTGACGATGTTCTGCCTCAACCCGGCAGTTGAGATCACTGCGTTCTACAGCATCATCCCAGTTGTCGGGCCGGCCCTGCTGCTCAAGGGGTTGCTGCTGGCACAGGCCAATACCGCCCTGCTCTCGCTGTACGCCGTGCCGGTGCTGGTTACCAGCGTTGCGTACAGCATGCTGGCACTCTGGTGGGCGATCGATCTGTTCCAGCGGGAAGACATCCTGTTCCGCGAGGCGGAGCGATTCGAGCTGGGACTGTGGATCCGGCACCTGATGCGGGACAAGGAGCCGACGCCCAGCTTCACCGAAGCGGCCTTCTGCTTCGTCATCATCATGCTGCTGCAGTTCGCGTCGTTCGGCGTCATGCGGGATGCCCTCGTGGCCGAGCCGACCAGTTCCCGTGCACTCACGCTGCAGATGATGTATCTGCTGGCGACGGTCGCTTCGCCGGCGATGCTGATGGCCATCATGCTGACCACCGACGTGCGGGCGACGCTCAAACTGCGTTGGCCAAGCGGGCGGATGTGGGGAGCGGCAATCGTGCTGGCACTCACGCTGCAGCCGCTGGCCATTGAACTGCTGGCCCACCTGCGGTGGTTCTTCCCGCAACTCCCGCCGGGAGCTGCCCGGATGCTCGAGGCGATGTCGGACGAAGACCTGCCTCTCTGGCTGCCGATGCTGGCCTTTGCCGTGACGCCGGCCATCTGCGAAGAACTGGCGTTCCGCGGATTCATCCTCAGCGGTCTGCAGAGGTCAGGACGGACGTGGCTGCCGATCATCATGTCGTCGATTGCCTTTGGTGTCGTGCACATGATTCCTCAGCAGGTATTTAACGCGATGCTGCTGGGGATCGTGCTGGGACTGCTGGCGATTCGTAGCGGCAGCCTCTGGCCGGGAGTGCTGTTCCACTTCATCTTCAACGGGCTGCAGGTCGCTCAGGCCCGCATTCCCCCCGAGCTGTTCGACTCCGCACCGCTGACGTGGTTGTTCTCGGTCGAACGGATGGGCGAAGCGATGGTCATCCGCTACGACTGGCCCACCCTCGTCGTGGCCGGTGTGGTCAGCCTCGTGATGCTGCGGTGGCTCGTTCGTTATCGCGGCGACGAACCGGTCCTGATCGAAGGGGCGACCGGAGAAACCCCCGCGCCGACCGGCGAGCAGACGCAGGAACCGGTGCAGGTCGTCTGA
- a CDS encoding ATP-binding cassette domain-containing protein, producing MIRVENLAKEFSDLKRGPVFALDHVSFDVRAGEIYGLLGPNGAGKTTCLRILSTVLKPTHGRALVAGYDVVAHPEHVRANIGFMSNNTGIYDRMTAWELVEYYGRLYGLEESVLQDRLEQIFSTLQMNEFRDMLGSKMSTGMKQKVSIARTIVHDPPVLIFDEPTSGLDVLVARAVLQTIESLKGQGKCIIFSTHIMREVEKLCDRVAIIHKGRILASGTLEELADRYNEPDVEELFFELIRRHDEQSLAEAEA from the coding sequence ATGATTCGCGTCGAGAATCTCGCCAAGGAGTTCTCGGACCTCAAACGGGGCCCGGTTTTCGCCCTCGACCACGTCAGCTTCGACGTGCGGGCCGGCGAGATTTACGGGCTGCTCGGCCCCAATGGCGCGGGTAAAACGACCTGTCTGCGAATCCTCAGTACCGTGCTCAAGCCGACGCACGGGCGGGCCCTGGTCGCCGGCTACGACGTGGTCGCCCATCCCGAGCATGTGCGGGCCAACATCGGCTTCATGTCGAACAACACCGGCATCTACGACCGGATGACCGCATGGGAGCTCGTCGAGTACTACGGCCGACTGTATGGATTGGAAGAGTCCGTCCTGCAGGACCGGCTGGAACAGATCTTCTCGACGCTGCAGATGAACGAGTTCCGCGACATGCTCGGGTCGAAGATGTCGACCGGGATGAAGCAGAAGGTCTCGATTGCCCGCACGATCGTCCACGATCCGCCGGTGCTCATTTTTGACGAGCCAACGAGCGGACTGGATGTGCTGGTGGCCCGGGCCGTGCTGCAGACCATCGAATCACTGAAGGGCCAGGGAAAGTGCATCATCTTTTCGACGCACATCATGCGGGAAGTCGAGAAGCTGTGTGACCGGGTGGCGATCATTCACAAGGGACGCATTCTGGCCAGCGGCACGCTCGAAGAACTGGCGGACCGGTACAACGAACCGGACGTCGAGGAACTGTTCTTCGAACTGATCCGCCGTCACGATGAACAGTCTCTTGCCGAAGCGGAGGCGTGA
- a CDS encoding GntR family transcriptional regulator codes for MLFHVDTDNGIPIYEQIARQVKYAVANSALQIGEHVPSVREMATRLAVNPNTVARAYRELQAEGVLVPIRGTGLAVTPEAPKICRDDRLELIRQRLRSVLGEARRSELADDEIRQLFETELSSLSAAPATTST; via the coding sequence ATGCTCTTTCACGTCGATACCGACAACGGCATCCCGATCTACGAGCAGATTGCCCGGCAGGTGAAATACGCCGTCGCCAATTCCGCACTGCAGATCGGCGAGCACGTCCCTTCCGTCCGCGAAATGGCGACACGGCTGGCGGTGAATCCCAACACCGTCGCCCGCGCCTACCGCGAACTGCAGGCGGAGGGGGTCCTGGTGCCGATCCGCGGGACCGGTCTGGCCGTCACACCGGAAGCACCGAAGATCTGCCGGGACGATCGGCTCGAACTGATTCGCCAGCGATTGCGTTCGGTCCTCGGCGAAGCCCGCCGCAGCGAACTGGCTGACGACGAGATTCGTCAGCTTTTCGAAACCGAGCTTTCCTCTCTTTCGGCCGCGCCAGCCACCACGTCGACATAG
- a CDS encoding ABC transporter ATP-binding protein — MSPVVHLDNVTKRYRNVTALENVSLKIPPGVVCALLGANGAGKTTAIRVLLGLEPVDSGTASVLGIDSSTGGLEIRSRVGYVAEQPSLYDWMTVEEIGWFAAGFYPLGYAEAYDRYTRRFALEAGKKVRELSKGMRAKVALSLALAHSPDLLILDEPTSGLDALVRREFLESMVDVAAEGRSVLLSSHQVSEVERVADMVAILLGGQLVCVERLDELKRTTREVVVTLPDASTAPPSMPGQVLAHVPFGHEHAWMVRDLDEARLAEVCRDVGPFSVRTPGLEDILLALLREYRTPGWAHRAKAATGTTSGTASATPG, encoded by the coding sequence ATGAGTCCGGTCGTTCATCTCGACAACGTCACGAAACGCTACCGCAACGTCACTGCCCTCGAAAATGTGTCGCTGAAAATCCCGCCGGGCGTCGTCTGCGCTCTGCTGGGTGCCAACGGAGCCGGCAAGACGACTGCCATTCGCGTATTGCTCGGCCTCGAACCGGTTGATTCCGGGACGGCGAGTGTCCTGGGCATCGACAGCAGTACCGGCGGGCTGGAGATCCGCAGCCGCGTCGGTTACGTCGCCGAACAACCGTCGCTGTACGACTGGATGACGGTCGAGGAGATCGGCTGGTTTGCGGCCGGCTTCTATCCCCTCGGCTACGCCGAGGCATACGACCGCTACACGCGACGCTTCGCTCTGGAGGCGGGCAAGAAAGTCCGCGAACTCTCGAAGGGAATGCGGGCCAAAGTCGCACTGTCGCTGGCGCTGGCACACTCGCCCGATCTGCTGATTCTCGACGAGCCGACCTCGGGACTCGACGCACTGGTGCGACGGGAATTTCTCGAAAGCATGGTGGATGTCGCCGCCGAAGGACGCTCGGTCCTGCTTTCCAGCCACCAGGTCTCGGAAGTCGAGCGTGTCGCCGACATGGTGGCCATCCTGCTGGGAGGCCAACTGGTCTGCGTCGAACGGCTCGACGAACTGAAGCGGACGACCCGCGAGGTGGTGGTCACGCTTCCGGATGCCTCGACGGCCCCGCCGTCCATGCCGGGACAGGTGTTGGCGCATGTCCCCTTCGGTCACGAGCACGCCTGGATGGTGCGTGACCTCGACGAGGCCCGCCTGGCAGAAGTCTGCCGCGACGTCGGTCCGTTCTCCGTCCGCACACCGGGACTGGAAGACATCCTGCTGGCGCTGCTGCGGGAATACCGCACACCAGGGTGGGCGCACCGCGCGAAAGCCGCGACCGGCACGACGTCCGGGACGGCGTCGGCGACACCCGGCTGA
- a CDS encoding ABC transporter permease, translated as MGRHGFSRLIWKEFHTQGSLWLALAIGTLMLLSLQLLPTDTFRNMPGYAFYVALVMTACYAGASGAILFAGEREEKTDDWLRQLPMRPRTFIGAKFTWLLVSTLLFGAFAGTAGWTVFEFVGGRIGDETPMYISLFARALASMMVWAVLFSLLFHRVLLALLTALIMEFAFSITIGNLPVSDTAKDSLFAAVVLTVAVADITLAVRWLRGQTFRIPTNVRRERVQTGVPSVQLHWLQSAAGRSSLVARMMSVLLWREARGAVPFLIWWGLTGILCVLVSRWFGLNQLYLVATPAICGLLTYIGDRRQRDFRFYVERGISPRLVWLSKQLVWGLAALVLVASLYAFDATWNRSVRSSSDMPADLRTWSAAHTIAMTVKTPWLEPNQRPPLLWSVDASQQRWFVWLAGLSLFGLGQLAAIWIPRAIMAAAFVFVTAPFVPLGLGGLVAVDVPLSATAFPLAVLLFAATLFTFGDCLLERRTWRKRLTKVAWVIVPCLLLFVQVRSMRAWTAMDEQPPVNVAGIELQSQSADPAWINDWKELLGELPAAQRLLNQSHEEFAANASVSRIAGQIATLGAELAARQTPLPPVLFLEETGAAPGNLGTIGRFAQSYADHQTNAGQHRQAWQTLLNAARVSRFLSQQVVSWVGWQESLVAHNSTMDAMREWATNLDVPTDVLQTAVRELQSLQQQPMVATSMLERRYVVMRQLLEQRGPAWEWAERESAGQSLLLDAVVTAGTLTGDKARLRGLLDYATAAALDSNEVLPDFRASADHLNRSAEDARETFNFQLARAAASTALVPPQLFSFDPYLENYGDDYTVESLHMSRTQQNATLIVLALQVWHREHGQFPQHLSQLTERLLVDLPQDHMSRGAWGYAPEGLPAPLLASRRAVIPAGQPLLWSRGWIDGDIVYQSQSRETGVGRTPPNRYLVMPFYRPAQDTSPGVNEASGGEPQPDRIRFLILGTD; from the coding sequence ATGGGCAGGCACGGGTTCTCACGACTGATCTGGAAAGAGTTCCACACTCAGGGCTCCCTCTGGCTGGCACTGGCGATCGGCACCTTGATGCTGCTCTCGCTGCAACTGCTGCCGACCGACACCTTCCGGAACATGCCCGGTTACGCGTTCTACGTCGCTCTGGTCATGACCGCCTGCTACGCGGGGGCCAGCGGTGCGATTCTGTTCGCCGGGGAACGCGAAGAGAAGACCGACGACTGGCTGCGTCAGCTCCCGATGCGGCCGCGCACGTTCATCGGGGCAAAGTTCACCTGGTTGCTGGTCAGCACACTGCTGTTCGGGGCCTTTGCGGGGACCGCCGGCTGGACCGTCTTCGAATTCGTGGGAGGTCGCATCGGCGATGAAACACCGATGTACATCTCGCTGTTCGCACGTGCCCTGGCCAGCATGATGGTCTGGGCAGTGCTGTTCTCGCTACTGTTCCACCGGGTGCTGCTGGCGTTGCTGACCGCCCTGATCATGGAATTCGCCTTCAGCATCACGATCGGCAACCTGCCCGTCTCCGACACGGCAAAGGACTCGCTCTTCGCGGCAGTCGTTCTCACGGTCGCCGTCGCCGACATCACCCTGGCCGTGCGCTGGCTGCGGGGGCAGACCTTCCGGATCCCAACGAACGTCCGGCGGGAGCGGGTGCAGACCGGCGTCCCGTCCGTTCAGCTTCACTGGCTGCAGTCGGCCGCGGGCCGCTCGTCGCTTGTGGCCCGGATGATGTCGGTGCTCCTCTGGCGGGAAGCCCGGGGGGCGGTTCCGTTCCTGATCTGGTGGGGACTGACCGGGATCCTCTGTGTTCTGGTCTCCCGCTGGTTCGGTCTGAATCAACTGTATCTGGTTGCGACTCCTGCCATCTGCGGTCTGCTCACGTACATCGGCGACCGACGTCAGCGGGACTTCCGCTTCTACGTCGAGCGGGGAATCTCGCCGCGGCTGGTCTGGCTCAGCAAACAGCTCGTCTGGGGCCTGGCTGCCCTGGTTCTGGTGGCCTCCCTGTATGCATTTGACGCCACCTGGAATCGTAGCGTTCGAAGCTCGTCCGACATGCCCGCAGACCTGCGGACCTGGTCGGCCGCTCACACGATTGCGATGACCGTCAAGACTCCGTGGCTGGAGCCGAACCAGCGCCCGCCGCTTCTGTGGAGCGTGGATGCCTCCCAGCAGCGGTGGTTCGTGTGGCTTGCAGGACTCTCGCTCTTCGGGCTGGGGCAGCTGGCGGCCATCTGGATTCCCCGGGCAATCATGGCAGCCGCGTTCGTCTTCGTTACTGCCCCGTTTGTGCCACTCGGTCTGGGGGGGCTCGTTGCCGTGGATGTCCCGCTGTCGGCGACGGCGTTCCCCCTGGCCGTTCTTCTGTTCGCGGCGACGCTGTTCACCTTCGGCGACTGTCTGCTGGAGCGGCGCACTTGGCGGAAGCGGCTGACGAAAGTTGCGTGGGTGATCGTCCCCTGCCTGCTGCTGTTTGTGCAGGTTCGCTCGATGCGGGCGTGGACGGCAATGGATGAGCAACCGCCGGTCAACGTCGCGGGGATCGAGCTTCAGTCGCAGTCTGCCGATCCCGCGTGGATCAATGATTGGAAGGAGTTGCTCGGTGAACTGCCTGCGGCCCAGCGGCTACTGAATCAATCACACGAGGAGTTCGCCGCCAACGCGTCCGTTTCCCGGATTGCGGGCCAGATCGCAACGCTGGGAGCGGAGCTTGCGGCACGCCAGACGCCGCTTCCGCCGGTGTTGTTTCTCGAGGAGACCGGAGCGGCACCGGGCAACCTCGGTACTATCGGACGGTTTGCCCAGAGTTACGCCGACCACCAGACCAATGCAGGACAGCATCGCCAGGCGTGGCAGACGCTCCTCAATGCAGCCCGGGTTTCACGGTTCCTGTCGCAGCAGGTCGTCAGCTGGGTCGGCTGGCAGGAATCCCTCGTCGCGCACAATTCCACGATGGACGCCATGCGGGAGTGGGCCACCAATCTGGACGTCCCGACCGATGTGCTTCAGACGGCAGTGAGGGAACTCCAGTCGCTGCAGCAGCAGCCCATGGTCGCCACCTCGATGCTGGAACGCCGCTACGTGGTGATGAGGCAGCTTCTCGAACAACGCGGCCCTGCCTGGGAATGGGCAGAGCGGGAGTCAGCCGGTCAGTCGCTGTTGCTTGATGCCGTCGTCACCGCCGGCACGTTGACCGGCGACAAGGCACGCCTGCGCGGATTGCTCGACTACGCCACTGCCGCGGCACTGGACTCGAACGAGGTGCTCCCCGACTTCCGTGCATCAGCAGATCACCTGAACCGGTCCGCAGAGGATGCCCGCGAGACTTTCAACTTCCAGCTGGCCCGTGCCGCGGCATCCACGGCACTGGTTCCGCCGCAACTGTTCTCGTTTGATCCGTACCTCGAGAACTACGGGGACGACTACACTGTTGAAAGCCTGCACATGAGTCGCACGCAGCAGAATGCCACGTTGATCGTGCTGGCCCTGCAGGTCTGGCATCGGGAACACGGGCAGTTTCCGCAGCACCTCTCGCAGCTGACCGAACGGCTGCTTGTCGATCTCCCACAGGACCACATGTCGCGTGGCGCCTGGGGCTACGCGCCGGAGGGATTGCCGGCCCCGCTGCTCGCCAGTCGAAGGGCGGTCATCCCGGCCGGCCAACCGCTGCTCTGGAGCCGCGGCTGGATCGACGGCGACATCGTCTACCAGTCGCAGTCCCGGGAGACGGGCGTCGGCAGAACGCCGCCGAACCGCTACCTGGTCATGCCGTTCTACCGTCCGGCCCAGGATACGAGCCCGGGAGTCAACGAAGCGAGTGGCGGCGAGCCGCAGCCGGACCGGATCCGGTTCCTGATCCTCGGTACCGACTGA
- the tsf gene encoding translation elongation factor Ts, which translates to MAEITAAAVKALRERTGLPMMQCKQALQEANGDPDQAVEVLKSQVGKLLEKRGENATEEGRIFVALKEDGSEGAMVEIQCESAPVAGGEDFKALGDAMVKQLLEGPGASTPEELLAQPAPGGSGTLQELFEDTINKIREKFVVARVVRMEGPVGSYIHHDGKTAVLFQAEGDAGDGEVLRDVAMHIAAMKPTVTNVEDVDPAVVKAERDRLVEEAKATGKPDNIIDKIVDGRMKVFYRDEAGVLVEQPFAKEESKSVSQILAEKGLKAKGFTLWVLGN; encoded by the coding sequence ATGGCGGAGATTACTGCGGCAGCTGTGAAGGCTCTTCGTGAGCGCACCGGACTACCCATGATGCAGTGCAAGCAGGCATTGCAGGAAGCCAACGGCGATCCCGACCAGGCGGTCGAGGTGCTCAAGTCGCAGGTCGGCAAGCTGCTCGAGAAACGCGGCGAAAACGCCACCGAAGAAGGCCGCATCTTTGTCGCCCTTAAAGAGGACGGCAGCGAAGGGGCCATGGTCGAGATCCAGTGCGAGTCGGCTCCCGTTGCCGGCGGCGAGGATTTCAAGGCCCTCGGCGATGCAATGGTCAAGCAGCTCCTCGAAGGTCCGGGAGCCTCGACGCCCGAAGAACTGCTGGCGCAGCCTGCTCCGGGTGGCAGCGGCACCCTGCAGGAGCTGTTCGAAGACACGATCAACAAGATCCGCGAGAAGTTCGTCGTGGCCCGCGTCGTCCGGATGGAAGGTCCGGTCGGCTCGTACATTCACCACGACGGCAAGACCGCGGTTCTCTTCCAGGCCGAAGGGGACGCCGGCGACGGCGAAGTGCTGCGTGACGTTGCCATGCACATCGCCGCCATGAAGCCGACCGTCACCAACGTCGAGGATGTTGACCCGGCCGTCGTGAAGGCGGAGCGGGATCGACTTGTCGAAGAAGCCAAGGCGACCGGCAAGCCGGACAACATCATCGACAAGATCGTCGATGGCCGCATGAAGGTCTTCTACCGCGACGAAGCGGGCGTGCTCGTCGAGCAGCCCTTCGCCAAGGAAGAATCGAAGAGCGTCAGCCAGATCCTCGCCGAGAAGGGCCTGAAAGCCAAAGGCTTCACCCTCTGGGTGCTGGGCAACTGA
- the rpsB gene encoding 30S ribosomal protein S2: MADIVVKDILQAGVHFGHKTSKWNPKMRPYIYGRRNQIHIIDLKETVRGLLRARKYLQTVSANGSLVLFVGTKRQAAETVQEIAESCGMPYCTERWLGGTLTNFRTVRSRLKRLEELEALESSGELATYSKKAQSRLLRELRKIRRNLGGIRDMNRIPEAVVVVDPKKEHNCVRECRILGVKVVALIDTDSDPDDVDLPIPGNDDSIRSIRLLLNYLGDAIASGKSSQAPEKSDKPQQPAGGDDDFKPVPNIG, encoded by the coding sequence GTGGCGGATATCGTCGTTAAAGACATCCTTCAGGCTGGCGTCCACTTCGGTCACAAGACCAGTAAGTGGAATCCGAAAATGCGTCCGTACATCTACGGTCGCCGCAACCAGATTCACATCATCGACCTGAAGGAAACGGTCCGTGGTCTGCTGCGGGCCCGCAAGTACCTGCAGACGGTCTCTGCCAACGGCAGCCTCGTGCTGTTCGTCGGGACCAAGCGGCAGGCGGCCGAGACTGTTCAGGAAATCGCTGAAAGCTGCGGCATGCCGTACTGCACCGAGCGGTGGCTCGGCGGGACGCTGACCAACTTCCGGACCGTCCGTTCGCGGCTGAAGCGGCTGGAAGAACTGGAAGCTCTCGAGTCGAGCGGCGAGCTGGCGACCTACTCGAAGAAGGCCCAGTCCCGTCTGCTTCGCGAGCTGCGGAAGATCCGCCGTAACCTGGGTGGTATCCGGGATATGAACCGGATTCCCGAGGCGGTGGTCGTCGTCGATCCGAAGAAAGAGCACAACTGCGTGCGGGAGTGTCGAATCCTGGGCGTGAAGGTTGTCGCCCTGATCGATACCGATTCGGATCCGGACGACGTCGATCTGCCGATTCCGGGGAACGATGACAGCATCCGTTCGATCCGGCTGCTGCTGAACTACCTCGGCGACGCGATTGCCTCCGGCAAGTCGTCGCAGGCTCCGGAGAAGTCGGACAAGCCGCAGCAGCCCGCTGGCGGAGACGACGACTTCAAGCCGGTCCCGAACATCGGTTGA